One Catharus ustulatus isolate bCatUst1 chromosome 2, bCatUst1.pri.v2, whole genome shotgun sequence genomic window carries:
- the AP1S2 gene encoding AP-1 complex subunit sigma-2 isoform X2: MQFMLLFSRQGKLRLQKWYVPLSDKEKKKITRELVQTVLARKPKMCSFLEWRDLKIVYKRYASLYFCCAIEDQDNELITLEIIHRYVELLDKYFGSVCELDIIFNFEKAYFILDEFLLGGEVQETSKKNVLKAIEQADLLQEEAETPRSVLEEIGLT, encoded by the exons ATGCAGTTTATGTTGCTTTTTAGTCGCCAGGGGAAACTGAGACTCCAGAAGTGGTATGTCCCATTATCtgacaaagaaaagaagaaaatcacaaGGGAACTTGTTCAAACAGTATTAGCCCGCAAACCGAAAATGTGCAGCTTCCTGGAATGGAGAGACCTGAAGATTGTCTACAAAAG ATATGCAAGTCTCTATTTCTGCTGTGCTATTGAAGATCAGGACAATGAACTAATAACTCTGGAAATAATTCATCGCTATGTAGAACTTCTTGACAAGTATTTTGGCAGT GTCTGTGAACTTGATATCATCTTCAATTTTGAAAAAGCCTATTTCATTCTGGATGAGTTCCTTTTAGGAGGGGAAGTTCAGGAGACATCcaagaaaaatgttcttaaagCCATTGAACAAGCAGATCTTTTACAGGAG
- the AP1S2 gene encoding AP-1 complex subunit sigma-2 isoform X5, which translates to MQFMLLFSRQGKLRLQKWYVPLSDKEKKKITRELVQTVLARKPKMCSFLEWRDLKIVYKRYASLYFCCAIEDQDNELITLEIIHRYVELLDKYFGSVCELDIIFNFEKAYFILDEFLLGGEVQETSKKNVLKAIEQADLLQELIFQQIEY; encoded by the exons ATGCAGTTTATGTTGCTTTTTAGTCGCCAGGGGAAACTGAGACTCCAGAAGTGGTATGTCCCATTATCtgacaaagaaaagaagaaaatcacaaGGGAACTTGTTCAAACAGTATTAGCCCGCAAACCGAAAATGTGCAGCTTCCTGGAATGGAGAGACCTGAAGATTGTCTACAAAAG ATATGCAAGTCTCTATTTCTGCTGTGCTATTGAAGATCAGGACAATGAACTAATAACTCTGGAAATAATTCATCGCTATGTAGAACTTCTTGACAAGTATTTTGGCAGT GTCTGTGAACTTGATATCATCTTCAATTTTGAAAAAGCCTATTTCATTCTGGATGAGTTCCTTTTAGGAGGGGAAGTTCAGGAGACATCcaagaaaaatgttcttaaagCCATTGAACAAGCAGATCTTTTACAGGAG
- the AP1S2 gene encoding AP-1 complex subunit sigma-2 isoform X3 — protein MQFMLLFSRQGKLRLQKWYVPLSDKEKKKITRELVQTVLARKPKMCSFLEWRDLKIVYKRYASLYFCCAIEDQDNELITLEIIHRYVELLDKYFGSVCELDIIFNFEKAYFILDEFLLGGEVQETSKKNVLKAIEQADLLQESQNEDWGGLSEDIL, from the exons ATGCAGTTTATGTTGCTTTTTAGTCGCCAGGGGAAACTGAGACTCCAGAAGTGGTATGTCCCATTATCtgacaaagaaaagaagaaaatcacaaGGGAACTTGTTCAAACAGTATTAGCCCGCAAACCGAAAATGTGCAGCTTCCTGGAATGGAGAGACCTGAAGATTGTCTACAAAAG ATATGCAAGTCTCTATTTCTGCTGTGCTATTGAAGATCAGGACAATGAACTAATAACTCTGGAAATAATTCATCGCTATGTAGAACTTCTTGACAAGTATTTTGGCAGT GTCTGTGAACTTGATATCATCTTCAATTTTGAAAAAGCCTATTTCATTCTGGATGAGTTCCTTTTAGGAGGGGAAGTTCAGGAGACATCcaagaaaaatgttcttaaagCCATTGAACAAGCAGATCTTTTACAGGAG AGCCAGAATGAAGACTGGGGAGGTTTGTCTGAGGATATCTTATGA
- the AP1S2 gene encoding AP-1 complex subunit sigma-2 isoform X4: protein MQFMLLFSRQGKLRLQKWYVPLSDKEKKKITRELVQTVLARKPKMCSFLEWRDLKIVYKRYASLYFCCAIEDQDNELITLEIIHRYVELLDKYFGSVCELDIIFNFEKAYFILDEFLLGGEVQETSKKNVLKAIEQADLLQEPRHEYFNVPVY from the exons ATGCAGTTTATGTTGCTTTTTAGTCGCCAGGGGAAACTGAGACTCCAGAAGTGGTATGTCCCATTATCtgacaaagaaaagaagaaaatcacaaGGGAACTTGTTCAAACAGTATTAGCCCGCAAACCGAAAATGTGCAGCTTCCTGGAATGGAGAGACCTGAAGATTGTCTACAAAAG ATATGCAAGTCTCTATTTCTGCTGTGCTATTGAAGATCAGGACAATGAACTAATAACTCTGGAAATAATTCATCGCTATGTAGAACTTCTTGACAAGTATTTTGGCAGT GTCTGTGAACTTGATATCATCTTCAATTTTGAAAAAGCCTATTTCATTCTGGATGAGTTCCTTTTAGGAGGGGAAGTTCAGGAGACATCcaagaaaaatgttcttaaagCCATTGAACAAGCAGATCTTTTACAGGAG